A portion of the Suricata suricatta isolate VVHF042 chromosome 11, meerkat_22Aug2017_6uvM2_HiC, whole genome shotgun sequence genome contains these proteins:
- the AP5B1 gene encoding AP-5 complex subunit beta-1 — protein MGPLSRETWAQRLGAFRASPSTFMAGPEGEDLGRDLLSELRSEKLSEQTKVSLLALSLEYPAQLWPDGTAAEAAATSLLDTLVLLPPRPSALRRPLLLAATTALVAGDALGPTSEASRRLLPLLLCLACSRDLGRCFGPASEQRPLQATACECLRELESCKPGLLGGCLGLLRGLLGQEGPVQPLSLLLALALRNALVIQAKAGAGLQGMLMAADTPSGGDPWNWALAEEGDTHLQPQAPSWPPAVEEECGLAVLEPSPEEARELRAAVAQLLDTSYLLTPVAQAQLLWLLGWALRGLRGQPPVFFKPQLVRLLGTAQLTLLHAVLALKAAFGEALFTAQDEALLLRRLTVAAQHPALPLPAHLFYLHCLLSFPENWPLGPMGEEAAPLLLGPQMGHGLVPSLLHDPMALLARLHLLCLLCVEDEEKGQERSPQHYLEELLAGLRQRAALDGGPRASATLCFQASYLVVRCLATQPTVLTPLTHGLARLYHARPALAPHFVDLLNRVGPELGEPLRVALRQEVVSQPGRDEALRWHLQILAKVADGDALSATLGFLGAAAAHCTDWGLQQALLGVCRALLRAGAGDGLADLLQALARQWEDPDGRDHARLYYILLAHLSGPKLGMALGPSPAAPTLASSLVAENQGFAAVLMVQEAPAPIRLSVGPRGVAGAGPVLQLQLEVLEPVFSLELRFRVQGQLYAPLEAVHVPCLCPGRPCRPLLLSLQPRRPAPTRLDVRALYTTPTGLTCHAHLPPLPVNFADLFLPFPQAPEGDKLGFFEALWDSCLPKGAESRLWCPLGPQGLEALVSRHLEPFVVVAQPPTSYLVAIRLPPDSRLLLRLEVAQAGGVPVAFRTDDWTVLPLAGDYLRGLSATV, from the coding sequence GTTTCCTTGCTGGCCCTGAGCCTGGAGTATCCAGCCCAGCTGTGGCCGGACGGCACTGCGGCCGAGGCAGCCGCCACCTCCCTGTTGGACACCCTGGTCCTTCTGCCCCCACGGCCCTCGGCCCTGCGGCGGCCCCTGCTGCTGGCTGCCACCACAGCCCTGGTGGCAGGAGATGCGCTGGGCCCCACTTCAGAAGCCTCCCGCCGGCTCCTGCCCCTTCTTCTTTGCTTGGCCTGTAGCCGCGATCTGGGGCGATGCTTTGGCCCCGCCTCCGAgcagcgccccctgcaggccaCTGCGTGTGAGTGCCTGCGGGAGCTGGAGAGCTGCAAGCCGGGGCTGctggggggctgcctggggctgCTCCGGGGCCTGCTGGGGCAGGAAGGCCCCGTCCAGCCGCTCAGCCTGCTGCTGGCGCTTGCTCTGCGCAACGCCTTGGTGATACAGGCCAAGGCTGGGGCCGGCCTGCAGGGCATGCTCATGGCTGCGGACACTCCCTCTGGGGGTGATCCCTGGAACTGGGCCCTAGCCGAAGAGGGGGATACCCACCTTCAACCGCAGGCACCCAGCTGGCCCCCAGCGGTGGAGGAGGAGTGTGGCCTCGCAGTGCTGGAACCCAGTCCTGAGGAGGCCCGGGAGCTGCGGGCTGCTGTGGCTCAGCTTCTGGACACTTCCTACCTGCTCACCCCTGTGGCTCAGGCCCAGCTTCTGTGGCTGCTGGGTTGGGCCTTGCGGGGTCTCCGGGGACAGCCGCCAGTGTTCTTCAAGCCGCAGTTGGTGCGGCTGCTGGGCACCGCACAGCTCACGCTGCTGCACGCTGTTCTGGCGCTCAAGGCGGCCTTCGGGGAAGCACTGTTCACGGCCCAGGATGAGGCCTTGCTGCTCCGCCGGCTCACCGTGGCTGCCCAGCACCCGGCGCTGCCCCTACCCGCCCATCTCTTCTACCTGCACTGCCTTCTGAGCTTCCCTGAGAACTGGCCTCTAGGCCCCATGGGCGAGGAGGCCGCCCCGCTGCTGCTGGGCCCCCAGATGGGCCACGGCCTAGTGCCCAGTCTCCTGCACGACCCGATGGCCCTCCTGGCCCGCCTGCATCTGTTGTGCCTGCTCTGCgtggaagatgaagagaaaggccAGGAGCGGAGCCCCCAGCATTACCTGGAGGAGCTGCTGGCTGGCTTGCGGCAGAGGGCAGCCCTGGATGGGGGCCCCCGGGCCTCGGCCACCCTCTGCTTCCAGGCCTCCTACCTGGTTGTTCGCTGCCTAGCCACACAGCCTACAGTGCTGACACCCTTGACTCACGGGCTGGCCCGGCTGTACCACGCCCGGCCTGCACTGGCTCCGCATTTTGTGGACCTCTTGAATCGGGTGGGCCCGGAGCTGGGGGAGCCCCTGAGAGTGGCATTGCGGCAAGAGGTGGTGTCCCAGCCAGGCAGGGATGAAGCCCTTCGTTGGCACCTGCAGATCCTTGCAAAAGTGGCAGACGGGGACGCTCTGAGTGCCACCCTCGGCTTCCTGGGTGCTGCAGCTGCGCACTGCACGGACTGGGGCCTCCAGCAGGCCCTGCTCGGGGTCTGCCGGGCCTTGCTGCGGGCGGGTGCTGGGGATGGCCTGGCCGACTTGCTGCAGGCACTGGCCAGACAGTGGGAGGACCCTGATGGGCGGGACCACGCCCGCCTCTACTACATCCTCTTGGCCCACCTTTCGGGGCCCAAGCTGGGGATGGCCctaggcccctcccctgctgcaccCACGTTGGCCTCCTCCCTGGTGGCCGAGAACCAGGGCTTTGCtgctgtgctgatggtgcaggagGCCCCAGCCCCTATCCGGCTAAGCGTGGGGCCCCGTGGAGTGGCGGGCGCGGGCCCGGTGCTGCAGCTCCAGCTGGAGGTGCTAGAGCCGGTGTTCTCTCTGGAGCTGCGCTTCCGAGTTCAAGGACAGCTGTACGCGCCCTTGGAGGCTGTCCACGTGCCCTGTCTGTGCCCTGGCCGCCCCTGCCGTCCTCTGCTCCTGTCTCTGCAACCTCGACGCCCGGCCCCAACTCGGCTGGATGTGCGTGCCCTGTACACCACGCCCACCGGCCTCACGTGCCATGCCCACCTGCCACCGTTGCCCGTGAACTTTGCCgatctttttctgcctttccctcagGCCCCCGAGGGGGACAAGCTGGGCTTCTTCGAGGCACTCTGGGACTCCTGCCTGCCAAAGGGCGCTGAGAGTCGCCTCTGGTGCCCTCTTGGGCCACAGGGGCTGGAGGCCCTGGTGTCCCGCCACCTGGAGCCCTTCGTGGTGGTGGCGCAGCCCCCCACCAGCTACCTCGTGGCCATCCGTCTTCCCCCGGACTCAAGGCTGCTGCTGCGACTGGAGGTGGCCCAGGCGGGCGGGGTGCCCGTGGCCTTTCGGACCGATGACTGGACTGTGCTGCCCCTGGCCGGGGACTACCTCCGTGGGCTGTCAGCCACTGTCTGA